The stretch of DNA GCCGCGATTCATGGCGCCGCCACGGAGGCGCGCGCGGCGAAAGGGAAGGCGCGGCGCGTCAGGATCGACTCCCACAGCTTTCCCCAGGTAATCCAGTCGTGGCCGCCGGGGAGAACGATTACCCGCTCGGGAGGAAGGATTTCCGCCAGCAGGCGTTGCGCGGCGGCGTAGCGATCGGACTCACCGAAGGCGAGGAGGACCGGCGGCGCAAGCGGATCGCGCGCGATGCGCCGGAGATGCTCCCAGTTGCGCGCGAAAAAGGGCTCGAACGACCTGGACAGGTCTGGGCTGCCGGGAGACCAGCGCCCGAGCCCTGCCGCGCTAATCTCCTCGATCATCGCCTCGGGACCGAGGAAGGGGCCCATCAGGATAATTCCGGCGATCGAGCCGGAGTATTCACGCGCCGCCCCTACCGCGGCGGCCGCGCCCACCGAGATCCCCACCAGGGCGACTTCCGTGTAACCGGCCGTCCGCGCCGGCTCGAGGACGTCCCGGCGGAGCCGTTCCAGAGGATCTGCTTTGAGGTAATAGCCGAAGTGCAGATCCACGGCGAGCAGGTCGGCCGCCAGACGATGCTCGCGAGCCGAAGCGACGAATCCATGGCGTTCGAAATGCGTCGCTCGCGAGCCCCGGCCGGGCATCAGGACCACCAGGCGATCCGACCGGCCGGAAGCGGTGGAAGGATACGAGGTGGTCGGAACAGGAACCGAGGCGGGCGGCAGGAAAAGCGATCGGATGCCGTAATGAACCCCGTCCACGAGATGGCGCGCGATGTGACGCGGATTCATGACCTCACGTCCTTCGATGCATGTGCTCCGGCGGGTCCGCCCCTGGCCGGGGCGCCGGGCTGGAGCCGGCCCGGCGCCCTGCGTTTCATCGATCAGCGGCCTATGGCCTTGAATCAGCCGGCCTGCGGTCTTCGATCAAACGGCCTGCGGCCTTGGATCAAACGGCCTTCGGCCTTGGATCAAACGGCCTTCGGCCTTGGATCAAAAGGCCTGCGGCCTTGATCAGCCGGCCCGCCGCCTCGGATCCGCCGAGCGCGGGTAGGTCCGCTCTTCCTCGAACCTTCCGGTCCGATCCTTGATCTTCACGGACCCCCCTTCCGGCCCCAGCGCCTTGGCGACGCCGCCGCCTCCGATAGCTTCCTCTTTCGTGTCGAATTCGTCGCAGATCTCGCCCGTGCCGTCTTCCAGGAGGGCCCATTTCCGCTTCGCATCATCATAGGTCAAAGTGTACCTGGGAATGTTTGGCATGGATTCTCCCCTTCTTGTGCCGACCGGATGGCAGGATTCGAATCTATCGTCCCGCGGCCGGACGGACAATGCTTTTTCCCCCTCTTTATGGCTCCGGAAAAATCGGCAGGGAAATACCCGGAGTCCCTTCCGATCCGGTGCGCGCCCGCGGGCGAAAGTATTGAGGCGACGGCCCCAGGGCGCTTATTTCCCTCGCGCCGGGAGTTGCGGTAGATTACCTTGCGGTTCACTTTTCAAAGGAGTCACAATGAAGAAGGGTGGGATTCTGGCTCTGGGCGCCGCGGCCCTGCTGGCGGC from Candidatus Polarisedimenticolia bacterium encodes:
- a CDS encoding alpha/beta fold hydrolase, whose protein sequence is MNPRHIARHLVDGVHYGIRSLFLPPASVPVPTTSYPSTASGRSDRLVVLMPGRGSRATHFERHGFVASAREHRLAADLLAVDLHFGYYLKADPLERLRRDVLEPARTAGYTEVALVGISVGAAAAVGAAREYSGSIAGIILMGPFLGPEAMIEEISAAGLGRWSPGSPDLSRSFEPFFARNWEHLRRIARDPLAPPVLLAFGESDRYAAAQRLLAEILPPERVIVLPGGHDWITWGKLWESILTRRAFPFAARASVAAP
- a CDS encoding DUF2188 domain-containing protein; this encodes MPNIPRYTLTYDDAKRKWALLEDGTGEICDEFDTKEEAIGGGGVAKALGPEGGSVKIKDRTGRFEEERTYPRSADPRRRAG